The following coding sequences lie in one uncultured Mailhella sp. genomic window:
- a CDS encoding ATP-binding protein has product MAAAESRTHAEGKGFLSGLKHLVSRLSPDSLLAQLILIFSGGFFALLLLTTIYAGESRHFYFMRGLMADRARRMAEVAALLDSTSPEIRFVLREQFNSRGFFVTFTSSRPSLSVHEDMKDVSTLMEYMLNVSLSRLYGDMPGGSGGMHGGMHGGMGRHGRMHGGDGRGDDVPRRGMLAVRELNLPSPMESFGQSVCQYFTEDKRKRGPSVYQATAVVPLHDGTWVVIEDSAPGYPPMPYFPFTSIMAIEIFFVVISFLAFYLCVKPLRRLARAADRFGRDIHTPALPETGPTEVREAAQAFNRMQTSIREFLDERERTLAAVSHDLRTPLTRMRLRVEQLDESQRGPLQKDIGELQQIMDTTIDIARSKSENVAVVDVMSLIESLVEDRQDMGQDIRMEERLQTPEAMFSIRPLKARPLSMKRCLANLMDNALRYGGHVVVDVRDSDDMLSVIISDSGPGIAESELKKVFEPFYRVERSRNRSTGGTGLGLSIARSMARMHGGDVTLENRPEGGLKATATFKRT; this is encoded by the coding sequence ATGGCTGCCGCGGAAAGCCGGACGCATGCGGAAGGGAAGGGCTTTCTTTCCGGTCTGAAACATCTTGTTTCCAGACTCTCGCCCGATTCCCTTCTGGCGCAGCTCATACTTATTTTTTCGGGCGGCTTCTTCGCGTTGCTGCTGCTTACCACCATTTACGCGGGAGAATCCCGCCACTTCTACTTCATGCGCGGCCTCATGGCCGACAGAGCCCGGCGCATGGCCGAAGTGGCCGCGCTGCTCGATTCCACCTCGCCGGAAATCCGCTTCGTGCTGCGCGAACAGTTCAACAGCCGCGGATTTTTCGTCACGTTTACGAGCTCGCGTCCTTCCTTGTCCGTGCATGAGGATATGAAGGACGTGTCCACGCTTATGGAATACATGCTCAACGTGTCCCTTTCGCGCCTGTACGGCGACATGCCCGGGGGCTCCGGCGGCATGCATGGCGGCATGCATGGCGGCATGGGCCGTCACGGCAGAATGCACGGCGGCGACGGCCGGGGCGACGACGTGCCCCGCCGCGGCATGCTGGCCGTGCGCGAACTGAACCTGCCGAGCCCCATGGAATCCTTCGGACAGTCGGTGTGTCAGTATTTCACCGAGGACAAAAGAAAGCGCGGCCCTTCCGTGTATCAGGCCACGGCCGTGGTCCCTCTGCACGACGGCACGTGGGTGGTCATTGAGGACTCTGCGCCCGGCTATCCGCCCATGCCGTATTTTCCCTTCACGAGCATCATGGCCATCGAGATATTTTTTGTGGTCATCAGTTTTCTGGCCTTCTATCTCTGCGTGAAGCCGCTGCGCAGGCTCGCCCGCGCCGCCGACCGCTTCGGCCGCGACATCCACACTCCTGCCCTTCCTGAAACCGGTCCCACCGAAGTGCGCGAAGCCGCGCAGGCGTTCAACCGCATGCAGACGAGCATCCGCGAATTTCTCGACGAGCGGGAACGCACCCTCGCCGCGGTGTCGCACGATCTGCGCACGCCGCTCACCCGCATGCGTCTGCGCGTGGAGCAGCTCGACGAAAGTCAGCGCGGCCCGCTGCAGAAGGACATCGGAGAACTGCAGCAGATCATGGACACAACCATAGACATCGCGCGCAGCAAGAGCGAGAATGTCGCCGTTGTGGACGTCATGTCCCTGATTGAAAGTCTGGTTGAAGACCGGCAGGATATGGGGCAGGATATCCGTATGGAGGAACGTCTTCAGACGCCCGAGGCCATGTTCTCGATCCGTCCGCTCAAGGCGCGACCGCTCAGCATGAAGCGCTGCCTGGCCAACCTCATGGACAACGCGCTGCGCTACGGCGGTCACGTGGTTGTGGACGTCAGGGACAGTGACGACATGCTGTCCGTGATCATTTCCGACAGCGGCCCCGGCATCGCGGAGTCGGAACTCAAAAAGGTGTTTGAGCCCTTCTACAGGGTGGAACGTTCACGCAACCGCAGCACGGGCGGAACAGGGCTCGGCCTGTCCATTGCCCGGAGCATGGCCCGCATGCACGGCGGCGACGTGACGCTGGAAAACAGGCCGGAAGGCGGGCTGAAAGCCACGGCCACCTTCAAGCGGACGTGA
- a CDS encoding response regulator encodes MPDTDTSQMPALSLLVVDDDQDIRDLMAEYLRQHGFLVRVADGGKAMFESIEQEVPDLIVLDIMMPGEDGLSLCRRLRAMDSASSVPVIFLTALGDTADRVVGLELGADDYVVKPFQPRELLARIRAVLRRSGRAPGAPADAGRPEKAYHFSGWTLDISARHLIAPGGMVVNLSGAEYRLLTIFLEHPQKVLSRDFIQDELQGQETDRSPFDRSLDVQVCRLRARLRDTGDGDKGRENKLIKTVRGDGYVFTSAITVE; translated from the coding sequence ATGCCCGATACCGATACTTCTCAGATGCCTGCCCTGTCCCTTCTTGTCGTTGACGACGATCAGGATATCCGCGACCTCATGGCCGAATATCTGCGCCAGCACGGCTTTCTTGTACGGGTGGCCGACGGCGGCAAGGCCATGTTCGAGAGCATTGAACAGGAAGTGCCCGACCTCATCGTGCTCGACATCATGATGCCCGGCGAAGACGGTCTCTCCCTGTGCCGCCGCCTGCGCGCCATGGACAGCGCCTCGTCCGTGCCGGTCATCTTTCTCACGGCCCTCGGCGACACCGCCGACCGCGTGGTGGGCCTGGAACTCGGCGCGGACGACTATGTGGTCAAGCCTTTCCAGCCGCGCGAGCTTCTGGCCAGAATCCGCGCCGTGCTCCGCCGTTCCGGCCGCGCGCCCGGCGCTCCCGCCGACGCAGGACGCCCTGAAAAGGCCTATCACTTCAGCGGCTGGACCCTGGATATTTCGGCCCGTCACCTGATTGCTCCCGGCGGCATGGTGGTGAATCTGAGCGGCGCGGAATACCGCCTGCTCACCATTTTTCTTGAGCATCCGCAGAAGGTGCTCAGCCGCGACTTCATTCAGGACGAGCTTCAGGGCCAGGAAACCGACCGCAGTCCCTTCGACCGCAGCCTCGACGTGCAGGTATGCCGCCTCCGCGCCCGCCTGCGCGACACCGGCGACGGCGACAAGGGCCGCGAAAACAAGCTCATCAAGACGGTGCGCGGTGACGGCTACGTGTTCACCAGCGCCATCACCGTGGAGTAG
- the ispH gene encoding 4-hydroxy-3-methylbut-2-enyl diphosphate reductase, which translates to MNVIRASHAGFCMGVALALHKLDTIVASRPGQRVATLGEIIHNPQVLEDYARKGVRCLHAVEEAESDMSVLIRAHGIPRDVEARLRERCARVEDATCPRVKNAQLAIAEATADGRELLLYGEASHPEVRGLISYAAGASRIFSSLAELEALLSGAELDGRPLVLAAQTTQDRLIFDEMHRRLSARFGSSLAVLDTICDATRERQEEAGEIAARVQAMVVAGGKSSGNTKRLAELARMRGVPTVLVETADELKAADFSGVRTVGLTAGASTPRYIIDEVEKRLRLL; encoded by the coding sequence ATGAACGTCATCCGCGCAAGTCACGCCGGATTCTGCATGGGCGTGGCGCTTGCCCTGCACAAGCTCGACACCATCGTCGCCTCGCGCCCCGGTCAGCGCGTGGCCACGCTCGGCGAAATCATCCACAACCCGCAGGTGCTCGAAGACTACGCCCGCAAGGGCGTGCGCTGTCTGCACGCCGTGGAGGAGGCCGAAAGCGACATGTCGGTGCTCATCCGGGCGCACGGCATACCCAGAGACGTGGAGGCGAGACTGCGCGAACGCTGCGCACGCGTGGAGGATGCCACCTGCCCCCGCGTGAAGAACGCCCAGCTCGCCATTGCCGAGGCCACGGCCGACGGCCGCGAGCTTCTGCTCTACGGCGAGGCGTCGCACCCCGAAGTGCGTGGCCTCATTTCCTACGCCGCGGGCGCAAGTCGCATTTTTTCCTCGCTGGCCGAGCTGGAGGCGCTGCTTTCCGGCGCGGAGCTGGACGGTCGTCCGCTGGTGCTCGCCGCCCAGACCACGCAGGACCGCCTCATCTTCGATGAAATGCACCGTCGCCTGTCCGCGCGGTTCGGCTCATCGCTCGCCGTGCTCGACACCATCTGCGACGCCACGCGCGAGCGGCAGGAGGAGGCCGGAGAAATAGCGGCGCGCGTGCAGGCCATGGTGGTGGCCGGGGGCAAGTCGAGCGGCAACACGAAACGTCTGGCCGAACTTGCCCGCATGCGCGGCGTGCCCACGGTGCTCGTGGAAACCGCCGACGAGCTCAAGGCCGCCGATTTTTCCGGCGTGCGCACCGTGGGACTCACGGCAGGCGCGTCCACGCCGCGCTACATCATCGACGAAGTGGAAAAAAGGCTGCGGCTTCTGTGA
- the murJ gene encoding murein biosynthesis integral membrane protein MurJ, giving the protein MALTSRQKMGAAALIMAFSVLVSRFMGLFRDKIISWQFGAGGETDIYFAAFVVPDFLNYLLAGGYISITLIPLLSRRFEEDEADGWRFFGVVFSWATLSIGLLSVVAWAAASRLAPLVAPGFTPEQCARLADFLRIVLPAQVFFLPGACLSAVLYIRHQFTVPALMPLIYNGCILLFGVGLPWLGLAQGMEGFCWGVLAGAALGAFALPFAAVWAGGLHLSFGLLHPLMKKFLLMALPLMIGQSVVVLDEQFVRIFGSMAGDGAVSLLNYARRIMMVPVGVVAQAAGVASFPFLASLAARGDMDEFRATLRRTMTNSMIVAVPVTAWMITASGPVLGFIFEGGSFSVAETRGAAPLLQIMMLAVPFWLLQQVTGRAFYAREDTVTPAVVGTVVTLLAVPGYMLLIPLLGARGVALVTTASIALYALVLMMVACRRWASGAFVGIWGTAWRSALISMPGCGIMLAVMHDGFRLMKGWNALLQQFIVLAVGGVLFVASWLVIAWFFHRDYFRLVTSPFLRRVKRVRQS; this is encoded by the coding sequence ATGGCACTTACATCTCGGCAGAAAATGGGGGCGGCCGCCCTCATCATGGCGTTCAGCGTGCTCGTTTCGCGCTTCATGGGGCTTTTCCGCGACAAGATCATATCCTGGCAGTTCGGAGCCGGCGGCGAAACGGACATCTATTTCGCGGCCTTCGTCGTGCCCGATTTTCTGAATTATCTTCTGGCGGGCGGCTACATTTCCATCACGCTCATTCCGCTGCTTTCCCGGCGCTTCGAGGAAGACGAGGCCGACGGCTGGCGCTTCTTCGGAGTGGTGTTCTCCTGGGCCACGCTGTCCATCGGACTGCTTTCCGTGGTCGCGTGGGCGGCGGCCTCCCGTCTTGCGCCGCTGGTGGCTCCGGGCTTTACGCCGGAGCAGTGCGCGCGTCTTGCGGATTTTCTGCGCATCGTGCTGCCGGCGCAGGTGTTCTTCCTGCCGGGCGCGTGTCTTTCGGCCGTGCTCTACATCCGGCATCAGTTCACGGTGCCCGCGCTCATGCCCCTCATCTACAACGGATGCATTCTGCTCTTCGGCGTGGGACTGCCGTGGCTCGGACTGGCGCAGGGCATGGAAGGCTTCTGCTGGGGCGTGCTTGCAGGCGCCGCCCTCGGCGCGTTCGCGCTGCCGTTTGCGGCCGTGTGGGCCGGAGGGCTTCACCTTTCCTTCGGCCTTCTGCATCCGCTCATGAAGAAATTTCTGCTCATGGCCCTTCCGCTCATGATCGGTCAGTCCGTGGTGGTGCTCGACGAGCAGTTCGTGCGCATTTTCGGCAGCATGGCCGGCGACGGAGCCGTGAGCCTGCTCAACTATGCGCGGCGCATCATGATGGTGCCCGTGGGCGTGGTGGCGCAGGCCGCGGGCGTGGCGTCGTTCCCGTTCCTCGCGTCTCTGGCCGCCCGGGGCGACATGGACGAATTTCGCGCCACCTTGCGCCGCACCATGACGAACAGCATGATCGTGGCCGTGCCCGTCACGGCCTGGATGATCACCGCTTCCGGCCCGGTGCTCGGATTCATCTTCGAGGGCGGCAGCTTTTCCGTCGCCGAAACGCGGGGAGCCGCGCCGCTTCTGCAGATCATGATGCTCGCCGTGCCGTTCTGGCTTCTGCAGCAGGTGACGGGCCGCGCCTTCTACGCGCGGGAAGACACCGTGACGCCCGCCGTGGTGGGCACGGTGGTCACGCTGCTTGCCGTGCCGGGCTACATGCTGCTCATTCCGCTTCTCGGCGCAAGAGGCGTGGCGTTGGTGACCACGGCTTCCATTGCGCTGTACGCGCTTGTGCTCATGATGGTGGCCTGCCGCCGCTGGGCGTCCGGAGCCTTTGTCGGCATCTGGGGTACGGCGTGGCGCAGCGCGCTCATTTCCATGCCGGGCTGCGGCATCATGCTCGCCGTCATGCACGACGGATTCAGGCTCATGAAGGGCTGGAACGCCCTGCTTCAGCAGTTCATCGTGCTCGCCGTGGGCGGCGTGCTGTTCGTCGCCTCGTGGCTCGTCATCGCCTGGTTCTTCCATCGCGACTACTTCCGCCTTGTCACCTCTCCCTTCCTGCGGCGCGTGAAGCGCGTCCGGCAGTCCTGA
- the metK gene encoding methionine adenosyltransferase codes for MIPPKGKYLFTSESVTEGHPDKVADQISDAVLDALLEQDPDSHVACETLVTTGMAIVAGEITTKGYADLPAIVRRTIRNIGYLGTDMGFDAQTCAVISSIDKQSPDIAQGVNRAKPEDQGAGDQGMMFGFASNETDTLMPAPIYWAHQLSLQLSRVRKNGIVDFFRPDGKTQVSFEYVDGKPVRINNVVVSTQHSPKVSHDDIVEAVKKEVIRPILEPTGYFDEKDCEIFINTTGRFVIGGPMGDCGLTGRKIIQDTYGGMGNHGGGAFSGKDPSKVDRSGAYMARYVAKNIVAAGLADRCEVQIAYCIGVAEPVSVLVHTFDTGKLPDEQLTKVVREVFDLRPYFICKRLDLKRPIYSKTSCYGHFGRELPEFTWEKRDAVADLITAAKL; via the coding sequence ATGATCCCCCCTAAAGGCAAATACCTCTTTACTTCCGAATCCGTCACTGAAGGTCATCCCGACAAGGTGGCCGATCAGATTTCCGACGCCGTGCTTGACGCCCTGCTTGAGCAGGATCCCGATTCCCATGTTGCCTGCGAAACGCTGGTGACCACGGGCATGGCCATTGTGGCCGGCGAAATCACCACCAAGGGCTACGCCGACCTTCCGGCCATCGTGCGGCGCACCATACGCAACATCGGCTATCTCGGCACCGACATGGGCTTCGACGCCCAGACCTGCGCCGTGATTTCCTCCATCGACAAGCAGTCGCCCGACATCGCGCAGGGCGTGAACCGCGCCAAGCCCGAAGATCAGGGCGCGGGCGACCAGGGCATGATGTTCGGCTTTGCCTCCAACGAAACCGACACGCTCATGCCTGCTCCCATCTACTGGGCGCATCAGCTCTCGCTCCAGCTCTCGCGCGTGCGCAAGAACGGCATCGTCGATTTCTTCCGCCCCGACGGCAAGACGCAGGTCTCCTTTGAATACGTGGACGGCAAGCCCGTGCGCATCAACAACGTGGTGGTGTCCACGCAGCACTCCCCCAAGGTGAGCCACGACGACATCGTGGAAGCCGTGAAGAAGGAAGTCATTCGTCCCATTCTCGAGCCCACCGGCTACTTCGATGAAAAGGACTGCGAAATCTTCATCAACACCACGGGACGCTTCGTCATCGGCGGCCCCATGGGCGACTGCGGCCTCACCGGCCGCAAGATCATTCAGGACACCTACGGCGGCATGGGCAACCACGGCGGCGGCGCGTTCTCCGGCAAGGACCCCTCCAAGGTGGACCGCTCCGGCGCGTACATGGCCCGCTACGTGGCCAAGAACATCGTGGCCGCCGGTCTGGCCGACCGCTGCGAAGTGCAGATTGCCTACTGCATCGGCGTGGCCGAACCCGTGTCTGTTCTGGTTCACACCTTCGACACCGGCAAGCTGCCCGACGAACAGCTCACGAAGGTCGTGCGCGAAGTGTTCGATCTGCGCCCCTACTTCATCTGCAAGCGTCTCGACCTGAAGCGCCCCATCTACAGCAAGACTTCCTGCTACGGTCACTTCGGCCGCGAACTTCCCGAATTCACCTGGGAAAAGCGCGACGCCGTGGCCGATCTCATCACCGCCGCCAAGCTGTAG
- a CDS encoding MBL fold metallo-hydrolase encodes MMIASGNASAQTGDIPFHELSVGNVNVRVVSLVQKDLNASILLPGTAQQKKAVADAYPDGAIHNVLNVLLLRAPGVAALVDTGFDWTDAQMDEALRGAGLERNDVTHVIVTHAHGDHVGGLVKDGRAAFPSAVVLFPERELSYWTSEANRQAAKGGAVKIFENVANIVAAYKGRVATFEAGESVCAQLPGVLAVDEAGHTPGHVGIMISGEDRTFLFWSDLLHAFDVQETNPAVSTSFDMDPAAAARVREDMLNRARRGGWLVVGSHVPFTEPRVLK; translated from the coding sequence ATGATGATTGCTTCAGGCAACGCGTCCGCGCAGACCGGGGACATTCCGTTTCATGAACTTTCCGTGGGCAATGTGAACGTCAGAGTCGTGTCTCTGGTGCAGAAGGACTTGAACGCGTCCATTCTGCTGCCGGGCACGGCGCAGCAGAAGAAGGCCGTGGCCGACGCCTACCCTGACGGCGCGATTCACAACGTGCTCAATGTGCTGCTTCTGCGCGCGCCCGGCGTGGCGGCGCTGGTGGACACGGGCTTCGACTGGACGGACGCCCAGATGGACGAGGCGCTGCGCGGGGCCGGACTTGAGAGAAACGACGTGACGCACGTCATCGTCACGCATGCGCACGGCGACCACGTGGGCGGCCTCGTGAAGGACGGCAGGGCCGCGTTCCCGTCGGCCGTGGTGCTGTTCCCCGAGCGGGAGCTTTCGTACTGGACCAGCGAGGCGAACCGTCAGGCGGCGAAGGGCGGCGCGGTGAAGATTTTCGAGAACGTGGCGAACATTGTTGCCGCGTACAAGGGCCGCGTGGCCACGTTTGAAGCCGGAGAGAGCGTGTGCGCGCAGCTTCCCGGCGTTCTGGCCGTGGACGAGGCCGGACACACGCCCGGACACGTGGGCATCATGATTTCCGGGGAAGACCGCACCTTCCTGTTCTGGAGCGATCTTCTGCATGCCTTCGACGTGCAGGAAACGAATCCTGCGGTTTCCACGAGCTTCGACATGGACCCCGCGGCCGCGGCCCGCGTGCGTGAAGACATGCTGAACCGCGCCCGCCGGGGCGGCTGGCTGGTGGTGGGCTCCCATGTGCCCTTCACCGAACCGCGCGTGCTGAAGTAG